Proteins encoded in a region of the Zea mays cultivar B73 chromosome 2, Zm-B73-REFERENCE-NAM-5.0, whole genome shotgun sequence genome:
- the LOC109943937 gene encoding uncharacterized protein, with product MQGVTVHSPSTSSRGRIRPRHGPEASRSSSLLFEATAFRRFATRRRRFGRAREPVRVGAVDDEAEVVSKVLRSRPKTKRAQIRLPPVSSPLLGCFHRPTIDSSIGSPIQQFESSYYRPNLRILSMDPASNATSSQAMSNPSNAQQFPPPPPLWPTGYMQQNPVDCNMMGNINFPSPGQGPTTMWAPIQAGNTSSQSTMIPASQSALYWNHYMNFVRNPLGSVGMSPYTDSYPPSLSSTPLQGSNTIPQMPVNLESDAEHSVQDINSPEKNAPPVQKQKKSKEQNFTAPEDRLLCTTWLQISSDPIVNTGQRREGLWARIEKRYNEQRGEFPCRLNRALSSRWDKIRADVSKFFGYYARVLREKQSGLSDDDKTSKAATLFAHEEGKPFHYMHCWHQLKGEPKWESICQGHSFRGLHARSIPSSGCPSVQTPDTDSGSAGLSGKRPRGRDFSKAERKKAGSSSSPEYLSRLQEITEKQIQRSIEKGEKKEKTTEEDREIQKKRLDLEAQKLSIRQRELKLEELKSAEQRLQMLLSTNEEDVDPEVWVVMKEQKKNCSSSYLLLSNDERLCTLCACAIHTC from the exons ATGCAGGGCGTCACTGTGCACTCCCCCTCCACTTCTTCGCGCGGAAGAATCCGCCCGCGGCACGGACCGGAAGCTTCGCGGTCGTCTTCTCTCCTGTTCGAGGCGACTGCGTTTCGGCGATTCGCGACGAGGCGACGGCGATTCGGGCGCGCTAGGGAGCCGGTCCGCGTCGGAGCTGTGGACGACGAAGCCGAGGTGGTCAGCAAGGTGCTCCGTTCAAGACCGAAGACGAAGAGGGCGCAAATCCGGCTCCCTCCAGTTTCGTCGCCACTGCTTGGTTGCTTTCACCGTCCGACCATCGACTCCAGCATCGGATCCCCAATCCAGCAGTTCGAATCGTCTTATTACCGCCCAAATCTTCGGATCTTGAG CATGGACCCTGCCAGCAATGCGACATCGTCGCAGGCGATGTCGAATCCGTCAAATGCCCAGCAAtttcctccaccaccacccttaTGGCCAACAGGTTACATGCAGCAGAATCCAGTCGATTGCAACATGATGGGAAACATTAATTTTCCTAGTCCTGGTCAAGGTCCAACTACAATGTGGGCGCCAATTCAGGCAGGGAACACTAGTTCCCAATCAACCATGATCCCTGCTTCCCAATCTGCACTATATTGGAATCACTACATGAATTTTGTGAGGAACCCTCTTGGCTCGGTGGGAATGAGTCCATACACGGATTCATATCCACCTTCACTATCAAGTACACCGTTGCAGGGTTCTAATACTATACCACAAATGCCTGTAAACTTGGAGTCAGATGCTGAACACAGTGTTCAGGACATCAATAGTCCTGAGAAAAATGCACCTCCAGTTCAAAAACAAAAGAAATCTAAGGAACAAAACTTTACAGCCCCAGAAGACAGACTCCTTTGTACTACTTGGTTGCAAATAAGTAGTGACCCCATTGTGAATACTGGGCAAAGGAGGGAGGGTCTCTGGGCCAGAATTGAAAAAAGGTACAATGAACAAAGGGGGGAATTTCCTTGTCGACTTAACAGAGCACTCAGTAGCCGATGGGACAAGATAAGGGCTGATGTCAGTAAATTCTTTGGATACTACGCGAGAgttctacgagaaaaacaaagtGGTCTAAGTGATGACGATAAG ACATCGAAGGCAGCCACATTGTTCGCTCATGAGGAGGGCAAACCATTTCATTATATGCACTGCTGGCATCAACTGAAGGGGGAACCCAAATGGGAGAGCATATGTCAAGGACACTCTTTTAGAGGATTACATGCAAGATCAATACCTTCGTCGGGGTGTCCATCAGTGCAAACACCGGACACTGACAGTGGATCCGCTGGACTCTCAGGAAAAAGGCCCCGTGGCCGTGATTTCAGTAAAGCTGAGAGAAAGAAAGCTGGTTCATCTTCGTCCCCGGAGTACTTAAGCCGATTACAAGAAATTACTGAGAAACAAATACAGAGGTCCATTGAAAAgggggaaaaaaaagaaaagaccaCTGAAGAAGATAGGGAGATACAAAAGAAGAGATTGGACTTGGAAGCCCAAAAGTTAAGCATAAGACAAAGGGAACTCAAACTAGAAGAACTCAAATCGGCAGAACAACGTTTGC